The genomic window GATGTGGAACCATCAACAACAGGTTCAGATGTGGAACCATCAACAACAGGTTCAGATGTGGAACCATCAACAACAGGTTCAGATGTGGAACCATCAACAACAGGTTCAGATGTGGAACCATCAACAACAGGTTCAGATGTGGAACCATCAACAACAGGTTCAGATGTGGAACCATCAACAACAGGTTCAGATGTGGAACCATCAACAACAGGTTCAGATGTGGAACCATCAACAACAGGTTCAGATGTGGAACCATCAACAACAGGTTCAGATGTGGAACCATCAACAACAGGTTCAGATGTGTCTAATATAAAACCTATTAATGTACAAGAAGCATTCAATCTGGTGCCTCAACTGCCCTCAGAGACAAGGAACCAGAGGACGGGGCTAAGAGACAAGGAACCAGAGGACGGGGCTAAGAGACAAGGAACCAGAGGACGGGGCTAAGAGACAAGGAACCAGAGGACGGGGCTAAGAGACAAGGAACCAGAGGACGGGGCTAAGAGACAAGGAACCAGAGGACGGGGCTAAGAGACAAGGAACCAGAGGACGGGGCTAAGAGACAAGGAACCAGAGGACGGGGCTAAGAGACAAGGAACCAGAGGACGGGGCTGGACATGCTGATGCAGTAAAACAATCTACTGAATCTActgacacagtaacaaccattctgccatctagtggacacagtaacaaccattctgccatctactgaacacagtaacaaccattctgccatctagaggacacagtaacaaccattctgccatctagaggacacagtaacaaccattctgccatctagtggacacagtaacaaccattctgccatctagtggacacagtaacaaccattctgccatctagtggacacagtaacaaccattctgccatctagtggacacagtaacaaccattctgccatctagtggacacaataacaaccattctgccacctagaggacacagtaacaaccattctgccatctagtggacacagtaacaaccattctgtcatctagaggacacagtaacaaccattctgccatctagaggacacagtaacaaccattctgccatctagtggacacagtaacaaccattctgccatctactgaacacagtaacaaccattctgccatctagaggacacagtaacaaccattctgccatctagaggacacagtaacaaccattctgccatctactgaacacagtaacaaccattctgccatctactgaacacagtaacaaccattctgccatctagtggacacagtaacaaccattctgccatctagaggacacaggaacaaccattctgccatctagtggacacagtaacaaccattctgccatctactgaacacagtaacaaccattctgccatctactgaacacagtaacaaccattctgccatctactgaacacagtaacaaccattctgccatctagtctactgaacacagtaacaaccattctgccatctagtgaacacaggaacaaccattctgccatctagtggacacagtaacaaccattctgccatctagaggacacagtaacaaccattctgccatctagaggacagagtaacaaccattctgccatctagtggacacaggaacaaccattctgccatctagtgaacacagtaacaaccattctgccatctagaggacacagtaacaaccattctgccatctagtggacacagtaacaaccattctgccatctagtgaacacagtaacaaccattctgccatctagtggacacagtaacaaccattctgccatctagaggacacagtaacaaccattctgccatctagaggacacagtaacaaccattctgccatctactgaacacagtaacaaccattctgccatctagtggacacagtaacaaccattctgtcATCTActgaacacagtaacaaccattctgccatctagtgtgaacacagtaacaaccattctgccatctagtgaacacagtaacaaccattctgccatctagtggacacaataacaaccattctgccatctagaggacacagtaacaaccattctgccatctagtggacacagtaacaaccattctgccatctagaggacacagtaacaaccattctgccatctagtggacacaggaacaaccattctgccatctagtgaacacagtaacaaccattctgccatctagaggacacagtaacaaccattctgccatctagaggacacagtaacaaacattctgacatctagtggacacagtaacaaccattctgccatctagaggacacagtaacaaccattctgccatctagtggacacagtaacaaccattctgccatctagaggacacagtaacaaccattctgccatctagtggacacagtaacaaccattctgccatctagaggacacagtaacaaaccattctgccatctagaggacacagtaacaaccattctggccatctagtgaacacagtaacaaccattctgccatctagtggacacagtaacaaccattctgtcATCTAGAGGGACACAGTAAataaccattctgccatctagtggacacagtaacaaccattctgccatctagtgaacacagtaacaaccattctgccatctagtggacaataacaaccattctgccatctagaggacacagtaacaaccattctgccatctagtgaacacagtaacaaccattctgccatctagaggacacagtaacaaccattctgccatctagtggacacagtaacaaccattctgccatctagtggacacaataacaaccattctgccatctagaggacacagtaataaccattctgccatctagtggacacaataacaaccattctgccatctagaggacacagtaacaaccattctgccatctagtggacacaataacaaccattctgccatctagaggacacagtaacaaccattctgccatctagaggacacagtaacaaccattctgccatctagtgaacacagtaacaaccattctgccatctagtggacacagtaacaaccattctgtcatctagaggacacagtaaaCAACCATTCTTcatctagtggacacagtaacaaccattctgccatctagtgaacacagtaacaaccattctgccatctagatgacacagtaacaaccattctgccatctagtgaacacagtaacaaccattctgccatctagtggacacagtaacaaccattctgccatctagaggacacagtaacaaccattctgccat from Oncorhynchus keta strain PuntledgeMale-10-30-2019 unplaced genomic scaffold, Oket_V2 Un_contig_17993_pilon_pilon, whole genome shotgun sequence includes these protein-coding regions:
- the LOC127919976 gene encoding uncharacterized protein LOC127919976 isoform X1, whose protein sequence is MKSRSFCLHYLRRKLLPEKTEPSTTGSDVEPSTTGSDVEPSTTGSDVEPSTTGSDVEPSTTGSDVEPSTTGSDVEPSTTGSDVEPSTTGSDVEPSTTGSDVEPSTTGSDVEPSTTGSDVEPSTTGSDVEPSTTGSDVEPSTTGSDVEPSTTGSDVEPSTTGSDVEPSTTGSDVEPSTTGSDVEPSTTGSDVEPSTTGSDVEPSTTGSDVSNIKPINVQEAFNLVPQLPSETRNQRTGLRDKEPEDGAKRQGTRGRG
- the LOC127919976 gene encoding uncharacterized protein LOC127919976 isoform X2, coding for MKSRSFCLHYLRRKLLPEKTEPSTTGSDVEPSTTGSDVEPSTTGSDVEPSTTGSDVEPSTTGSDVEPSTTGSDVEPSTTGSDVEPSTTGSDVEPSTTGSDVEPSTTGSDVEPSTTGSDVEPSTTGSDVEPSTTGSDVEPSTTGSDVEPSTTGSDVEPSTTGSDVEPSTTGSDVEPSTTGSDVEPSTTGSDVEPSTTGSDVSNIKPINVQEAFNLVPQLPSETRNQRTGLRDKEPEDGAKRQGTRGRG
- the LOC127919976 gene encoding uncharacterized protein LOC127919976 isoform X3 translates to MKSRSFCLHYLRRKLLPEKTEPSTTGSDVEPSTTGSDVEPSTTGSDVEPSTTGSDVEPSTTGSDVEPSTTGSDVEPSTTGSDVEPSTTGSDVEPSTTGSDVEPSTTGSDVEPSTTGSDVEPSTTGSDVEPSTTGSDVEPSTTGSDVEPSTTGSDVEPSTTGSDVEPSTTGSDVEPSTTGSDVEPSTTGSDVSNIKPINVQEAFNLVPQLPSETRNQRTGLRDKEPEDGAKRQGTRGRG
- the LOC127919976 gene encoding uncharacterized protein LOC127919976 isoform X4; translated protein: MKSRSFCLHYLRRKLLPEKTEPSTTGSDVEPSTTGSDVEPSTTGSDVEPSTTGSDVEPSTTGSDVEPSTTGSDVEPSTTGSDVEPSTTGSDVEPSTTGSDVEPSTTGSDVEPSTTGSDVEPSTTGSDVEPSTTGSDVEPSTTGSDVEPSTTGSDVEPSTTGSDVEPSTTGSDVEPSTTGSDVSNIKPINVQEAFNLVPQLPSETRNQRTGLRDKEPEDGAKRQGTRGRG